In Diabrotica undecimpunctata isolate CICGRU chromosome 4, icDiaUnde3, whole genome shotgun sequence, a single genomic region encodes these proteins:
- the brat gene encoding protein brain tumor, with product MKMASPTPSIESIPRASSIGSFGDQHDYLSLSPLADSPLSVSGSSPPVSDSVDRDSDHSELHCQQCREPVSDPKLLACFHTFCNACLEKNKLICPRCNTESIEGILNSLLFNTDNSNDFHSAAVRCTGCKHKKLDAVARCVECANYLCSNCVMAHQFMHCFEGHRVVNLPEIKDEPKNGVISNGIMGIISNTEKSMICPRHKAELLKYYCRTCAVPICKECLALDHPIGLHDYEHISEAAPKQIEAIQHAVTEAKSKATDIRNILKNVEHVSSRLQIQYQKAQNEINDTFLFYRSMLEERKQELLKELESVFSAKQISLGVATQKGQETCEQIYKTCEFVERLNKCANVVEILMFRKLLDNKLQGLLNYNIDQSVQAACELEFVSNYQAIQVGVRNTFGYVRSNSEPVVGPSKQPPIARPTGGGGSSSSGSSVNGSSGSLNGGMICSFPMSNSSQSTSPFESNIISKRFSSANSLGPFSTTMGDLNLNGINPYEKWSNGGTTDSIFQNGTADPYALSGTTHNDPMLDLTSKLMSTAIFPPKSQIKRQKMIYHCKFGEFGVMEGQFTEPSGVAVNAQNDIIVADTNNHRIQIFDKEGRFKFQFGECGKRDGQLLYPNRVAVVRTSGDIIVTERSPTHQIQIYNQYGQFVRKFGANILQHPRGVTVDNKGRIVVVECKVMRVIIFDQTGAVLQKFGCSKHLEFPNGVVVNDKQEIFISDNRAHCVKVFSYEGVYLRQIGGEGITNYPIGVGINANGEILIADNHNNFNLTIFTQDGQLVSALESKVKHAQCFDVALMDDGSVVLASKDYRLYIYRYVQVPPIGL from the coding sequence ATGAAAATGGCATCACCTACACCTTCAATAGAATCAATACCTAGAGCAAGTTCAATTGGATCATTCGGTGATCAACACGACTACTTATCATTATCGCCTTTGGCGGATTCACCATTGTCAGTAAGCGGCTCATCGCCCCCAGTAAGTGACTCAGTAGACAGAGACAGTGATCACTCTGAACTACATTGTCAGCAGTGCAGAGAACCCGTTTCGGACCCAAAATTGTTAGCCTGTTTTCACACGTTTTGTAACGCTTGTCTCGAAAAAAACAAACTCATCTGTCCACGTTGCAACACTGAATCAATCGAGGGCATCTTGAATAGCCTTCTCTTCAACACAGATAACAGCAACGATTTCCATTCAGCTGCTGTCCGTTGCACAGGCTGCAAACATAAGAAATTAGACGCAGTCGCCCGCTGTGTCGAGTGTGCCAACTATTTGTGTTCCAATTGCGTCATGGCACATCAATTCATGCACTGTTTCGAAGGCCACAGGGTTGTTAACCTGCCGGAGATCAAAGATGAACCCAAAAATGGAGTAATCTCCAATGGTATCATGGGCATCATATCCAATACCGAAAAAAGTATGATCTGTCCTCGTCATAAAGCAGAATTGTTAAAGTATTATTGCCGCACGTGCGCCGTACCAATTTGTAAAGAATGTTTAGCTTTGGATCATCCCATTGGGCTCCACGACTATGAACACATCAGCGAAGCTGCACCAAAACAGATCGAAGCTATCCAACACGCTGTAACTGAAGCAAAGAGCAAAGCTACCGATATCAGAAATATCCTTAAAAATGTAGAACACGTTTCCAGTCGCCTCCAGATTCAATATCAAAAAGCTCAAAACGAAATCAATGACACTTTCCTATTTTACAGATCCATGTTGGAGGAAAGAAAGCAAGAACTTCTCAAAGAATTAGAGAGCGTTTTTAGTGCAAAACAAATCTCATTGGGCGTGGCCACGCAAAAGGGCCAGGAAACGTGCGAACAAATTTACAAAACCTGCGAATTTGTAGAGAGACTGAATAAATGTGCAAATGTTGTTGAAATACTTATgtttagaaaattattagataatAAATTACAAGGTCTTTTAAATTATAACATTGATCAAAGCGTGCAAGCAGCATGCGAGTTGGAATTCGTATCAAACTATCAAGCCATACAAGTAGGCGTCAGAAATACTTTTGGTTATGTGAGATCAAACTCAGAGCCAGTAGTGGGTCCAAGCAAACAGCCCCCTATCGCTAGACCTACCGGCGGTGGTGGTTCAAGCTCCAGCGGTAGCAGCGTCAACGGAAGTTCTGGTAGTCTAAACGGTGGGATGATCTGTTCATTTCCCATGTCCAACTCAAGTCAATCTACATCTCCTTTCGAATCAAACATAATCAGCAAACGATTCAGTAGTGCCAACAGTTTGGGTCCGTTTTCGACGACAATGGGAGATTTAAATCTCAATGGTATCAATCCTTACGAGAAGTGGTCCAACGGCGGAACTACGGACAGTATTTTTCAAAATGGAACCGCCGATCCGTACGCGTTAAGTGGTACCACCCATAATGACCCCATGTTAGATCTGACTTCTAAACTCATGTCGACTGCGATCTTTCCCCCGAAATCTCAAATAAAACGACAAAAGATGATTTACCATTGCAAGTTTGGAGAATTCGGTGTTATGGAAGGACAATTTACCGAACCCAGCGGAGTAGCCGTGAACGCCCAAAACGACATAATTGTTGCCGATACGAATAATCACAGAATCCAAATCTTCGACAAAGAAGGCCGATTTAAGTTTCAGTTTGGCGAGTGCGGTAAACGCGATGGACAATTGTTGTATCCCAATCGCGTCGCTGTAGTGCGCACATCCGGGGACATTATCGTTACAGAACGGTCTCCGACACATCAGATCCAGATCTATAACCAATATGGTCAATTTGTTCGTAAATTTGGAGCAAATATCCTCCAGCATCCTCGTGGTGTTACCGTAGACAATAAGGGACGAATCGTCGTTGTGGAGTGCAAAGTTATGAGAGTGATCATCTTCGATCAAACCGGTGCGGTACTCCAGAAATTCGGCTGTTCGAAGCATTTGGAATTCCCTAATGGTGTTGTCGTGAATGACAAACAAGAAATCTTTATCAGTGACAACCGAGCTCATTGCGTTAAAGTATTCAGCTACGAAGGAGTCTACTTACGACAAATCGGTGGAGAGGGTATCACCAACTACCCTATCGGAGTAGGCATAAATGCCAACGGAGAAATCCTTATCGCAGATAATCATAACAACTTCAACCTGACGATTTTTACCCAAGACGGCCAGTTGGTGTCTGCATTGGAAAGCAAAGTCAAGCACGCGCAATGCTTCGACGTGGCCCTGATGGACGACGGTTCCGTGGTATTGGCCAGCAAGGACTACAGGCTCTACATATATCGTTATGTGCAGGTACCTCCCATCGGCCTGTAA